One Manihot esculenta cultivar AM560-2 chromosome 6, M.esculenta_v8, whole genome shotgun sequence DNA segment encodes these proteins:
- the LOC110617554 gene encoding acyl carrier protein 1, chloroplastic, protein MASVSASCLRFQPLLRQSNQAVQVSSLKLVSASWLKSGFPSLRATRFRVSCAAKPETVQKVCDIVRKQLVLSPETQLTPETKFSELGADSLDTVEIVMGLEEEFDINVEEESSQNITTVKEAADLIEKLVQKKAESGA, encoded by the exons ATGGCTTCAGTATCGGCTTCTTGTCTCAGGTTCCAACCTTTGCTTCGGCAGTCCAACCAG GCGGTGCAGGTGAGTAGTTTAAAGTTGGTTTCAGCGAGTTGGCTAAAGAGTGGGTTCCCTTCTTTAAGGGCTACCCGATTCCGAGTCTCCTGTGCG GCAAAGCCAGAGACGGTGCAGAAAGTATGTGACATTGTAAGGAAACAACTGGTTTTGTCTCCCGAGACCCAGCTCACCCCTGAAACCAAGTTCTCCGAACTGGGAGCTGATTCTCTTGACACA GTGGAGATAGTGATGGGCTTAGAGGAAGAATTTGACATTAACGTTGAGGAGGAGAGCTCTCAAAATATAACAACTGTCAAGGAAGCAGCAGACTTGATAGAAAAACTGGTTCAAAAGAAAGCAGAATCTGGAGCTTAA
- the LOC110616901 gene encoding transcription factor bHLH137, whose product MAAFSNQNHHFHLDSPFLPNTPINLPGFMEGNISTNCFSQFYPPELPLQTPLDVRLQDTNPLDHSSVLGLSDNEPSVTKKQSTDNSTVVDKLESGEQVIQKLPPADKKRKHANGSSSNSAQSKDARDGRRKKQKKCNISEMKDEGKRPKAVKKVSEEPSTGYIHVRARRGQATDSHSLAERVRREKISERMKILQQLVPGCDKVTGKALMLDEIINYVQSLQNQVEFLSMKLASFNPLLHDFGLNLDALMVRPLEGLSSLSSSPSRMQQCNTTRPTDFVDAATATTATSTFATANNYPLIDNSSAALLQEQSPSDFIHQDSGSLLWDVDEQRQKFLNPSGFSNKLCSFQ is encoded by the exons atggCAGCCTTTTCAAACCAAAACCACCATTTTCATCTTGACTCTCCTTTCTTGCCAAACACTCCCATTAATCTGCCTGGCTTTATGGAGGGGAACATCAGCACCAACTGTTTTTCCCAATTTTACCCTCCtgaacttccccttcaaactcctcTTGATGTTAGACTTCAGGACACAAATCCTCTTGATCACAGCTCTGTGCTTGGTCTTAGTGATAATGAGCCTTCTGTGACCAAGAAACAGAGCACGGACAACTCTACTGTGGTGGACAAGCTTGAAAGCGGTGAGCAAGTTATCCAGAAGCTGCCTCCTGCGGACAAGAAGAGGAAGCATGCAAATGGATCATCTTCCAATTCTGCTCAGTCAAAG GATGCTAGAgatggaagaagaaagaaacaaaagaaatgCAATATTAGTGAAATGAAAGATGAAGGTAAGAGGCCCAAAGCAGTGAAGAAAGTATCTGAAGAGCCCTCTACAGGCTACATTCATGTAAGAGCTAGGAGGGGCCAAGCAACAGACAGCCACAGCCTTGCAGAGAGG GTAAGAAGAGAGAAAATCAGTGAAAGGATGAAGATTTTGCAACAACTTGTTCCTGGATGTGACAAG GTAACTGGAAAGGCCCTCATGTTGgatgaaattattaattatgtcCAGTCTTTACAGAATCAAGTGGAG TTCCTTTCCATGAAGCTTGCTTCTTTTAATCCTTTGCTCCATGACTTTGGATTGAATCTAGATGCACTGATGGTCAGACCATTAGag GGACTGAGTAGCTTGTCATCATCACCTTCACGTATGCAGCAATGCAACACGACTCGGCCCACAGATTTTGTTGATGCAGCCACAGCCACTACCGCCACCTCCACCTTTGCCACCGCAAATAACTATCCTCTCATTGATAATTCATCAGCAGCATTACTTCAAGAGCAAAGCCCTAGTGACTTCATTCATCAG GATAGTGGTAGTCTACTGTGGGACGTAGATGaacaaagacaaaagtttcttaATCCATCTGGTTTCAGCAACAAATTGTGTTCTTTCCAATAA
- the LOC110617553 gene encoding mitochondrial phosphate carrier protein 3, mitochondrial, translated as MAVADNSRQYLIPNFLYSPSVSSKRLFDLDVAVTSNHGLYHSTFISEPSASNSNGGVPRSFVIPAPREKIEMFSPAYYAACTAGGILSCGLTHTAVTPLDLVKCNMQIDPSKYKSITSGFGVLLKEQGVKGFFKGWAPTLLGYSAQGACKMGLYEFFKKYYSDIAGPEYASKYKTLIYLAGSASAEVIADVALCPMEAIKVRVQTQPGFARGLSDGLPKFIRSEGYVGLYKGLVPLWGRQIPYTMMKFASFETIVELLYKHAIPTPKEQCSKSFQLGVSFAGGYIAGVFCAIVSHPADNLVSFLNNAKGATAGDAIKKLGLWGLFTRGLPLRIAMIGTLTGAQWGIYDAFKVFVGLPTTGGVTPPPAAAKA; from the exons ATGGCCGTCGCCGATAACTCTCGCCAGTATCTCATACCCAATTTTCTCTATTCTCCTTCTGTGTCCTCTAAGAGACTCTTTGATTTGGACGTTGCGGTTACGAGCAACCACGGCTTGTATCATTCAACGTTCATTTCTGAACCTTCGGCATCCAACAGCAACGGTGGCGTGCCAAGGAGCTTTGTGATTCCCGCACCGCGTGAGAAGATCGAGATGTTCTCGCCGGCTTACTATGCAGCGTGTACCGCTGGTGGGATACTTAGCTGTGGTCTCACTCACACGGCTGTTACTCCTCTCGATCTCGTCAAGTGCAATATGCAG ATTGACCCATCAAAGTACAAGAGCATCACATCTGGATTTGGGGTATTGCTAAAGGAGCAGGGAGTTAAGGGTTTCTTTAAGGGATGGGCGCCCACCCTTCTTGGTTACAGTGCACAAGGTGCCTGCAAAATGGGACTCTACGAATTCTTTAAGAAGTACTACTCCGACATTGCTGGGCCTGAATATGCATCCAAGTACAAGACCTTGATTTATCTTGCTGGGTCTGCATCCGCTGAGGTCATTGCTGATGTTGCTCTCTGTCCCATGGAGGCAATCAAAGTTCGCGTGCAAACTCAGCCTGGTTTCGCACGGGGCTTGTCTGATGGATTGCCCAAGTTTATCAGATCTGAAGGCTACGTTGG GTTGTACAAAGGGCTTGTTCCTCTCTGGGGACGTCAGATTCCAT ATACAATGATGAAATTTGCATCCTTTGAGACCATAGTGGAGTTACTGTACAAGCATGCTATTCCAACACCGAAAGAGCAATGCAGTAAAAGTTTCCAGCTTGGAGTGAGCTTTGCTGGTGGATATATTGCTGGGGTTTTCTGTGCTATTGTCTCGCACCCTGCTGACAACTTGGTGTCTTTCCTCAATAACGCCAAGGGAGCAACTGCTGGCGAT GCGATCAAGAAGTTAGGATTGTGGGGTCTCTTTACCCGTGGCCTTCCTCTACGTATTGCCATGATTGGAACTCTTACCGGAGCCCAGTGGGGTATCTACGATGCTTTCAAAGTCTTTGTTGGGTT GCCAACGACTGGTGGGGTAACACCTCCTCCCGCCGCTGCTAAGGCTTGA
- the LOC110617555 gene encoding uncharacterized protein LOC110617555 — protein sequence MGSRKEDMRYSLWGGCVRDLILKRTPKGFDIVTSAELKQTNEAGLLEVYTLRVGILAFHKALSDQPRAPLLVAIFCLAVHNGGDMSEALNIARRITKPHDVSFQELSEPEDKDYEVLNDEVMDLADSIKRVLSNEYDD from the exons ATGGGCTCAAGAAAAGAG GATATGAGATATTCATTGTGGGGAGGTTGTGTCCGGGATCTTATCTTAAAGCGAACACCAAAGGGTTTTGACATAGTAACATCAGCTGAGCTTAAACAG ACCAACGAAGCTGGCCTCCTTGAGGTTTACACTCTCAGGGTTGGAATCTTAGCATTCCATAAAGCATTGTCTGACCAGCCAAGGGCTCCTTTGTTGGTTGCAATATTTTGTCTTGCTGTGCACAATGGTGGAGATATGTCTGAAGCACTAAACATAGCAAGGAGAATCACTAAGCCACATGATGTCAGTTTCCAAGAATTATCAGAACCGGAGGATAAGGATTATGAGGTATTGAATGATGAGGTTATGGATCTTGCAGATTCTATTAAACGGGTACTAAGTAATGAATATGATGACTGA